The nucleotide window agtctattccattgacccaccctcctgtctcttagccagtaccatattattttgatgaccactgctttatagtacagtttaagacctgGTATTCCTAGACCCTCAtccttcatgtttttcttttcagtatttcccttgatattcttgatcttttattcttccagatgaactttgttataattttttctaattctataaaaagttttttggtagtttgatagatatagtactgaataagtagattaatgtTGGtaatattgtcttttttattatattagctcatcctacccaggagcaattaatattttttcaattgtttagatatgtttattaattcaatagatattttacttgcaattttattaatttctcctttgatttttaggctttccaatttagtttttatgtggggatttttaatttcttctgtttctaattttttaagttgcaagcccaattcctTGGTCTCctccctcttgattttgttgatataggcactcagtgatataaattttcccctgagtactgctttgactaaACCCCATAGGTTGTGATATGAGGTCTCCTCATTGtccttctctttaatgaagtctgaaattgtttctatgatttattctttgacctaccagttttgaagaactaaattatttagtttccaattaattttaaatttgcctttccatgggtctttgttaattataatttttaccacattatgatctgaaaaagtggcatttattatttctgcttttctgcatttgtttgaaatatttctatgacctagtacatggtcaatctttgtatatgtaccatgtactgctgagaagaaggtatttTAAACCTGTTTAGTttcctccaaatatctattaactctaatttttccaggatttcatttactttctttacttctttcttatttattttttggtttgatttatctagttctgaaaggaaaAGGTTGAGATCCCCCTTTAGTATGgtcttactctctatttccttcttgagctccttCAATTTAAAAACCTAGATACTATAACATTCGgagcataaatgtttagtaatgatattacttcattttttatagtcccttttagcaaaatgcaatttccttcttcatctcttttaaaCAGATTAATTTCTACTTGTCTTTGTCTGgtgtcatgattgctactcctgctttttttttactttagatgatgcataatatattctgctccagccttttaccttaaatctgtgtgtATCTACTTGCCTCAAATGTTCTTGTAAACAACAGGATTCcgttttttaatctactctgctatccccttccatttaatgggtgagttcatcccattcacattaagcattatgattactaactgtgtatttcctTCTATAGTACTATCCCCTTTatatcctgctctattcccttttattctgttcctcctcaccagtattttgcctTTTGTCACCcctccacttcctcctcccttcaatCACTCCCTGtttcccttgtcttgttccccttctacttctctgtagggtaagatagaattctataccccattgTGTATAcccatttttccctctctgaaccagttaagagtaaagtttaagcattgcccatcaccacccttatcctcccctctctgtactgatttttctctcctctttatgttatataatttaccccattctatgcctcccttcccttttctctcagtgcaaccctctctttcagtccttgattgatttttttacatgtcatccATATCCGTATAAAGgccaaatccccaatcatatacccatcaaaccatctGATGGATCAtattttctgctcccacagttgtttctctggatgtggataatattctttctcattagtccctcaggattgtcctgtatcatttcattgctgctagtagagaagtccattatgattgattgtgccacagtgtatcagtttctctctatatggttctcctggttctgctcctttcactctgcatcaatttctggaggtcattccggtTCACGTGGAAtttctccacttcattattcctttcagaacaatagtattccatcaccatcacctaccacaatttgttcagccaatcacCAATTgttggataccccctcattttcatgtttattctttaagaaacatttcataaatgtatctgtatatatattgAATCTACTAGGAAAGATCGACtccctgatgacatttttttttcagtagttatttttcatgaaatttctttctatttttctctcttgaatTTAATTATTGCTACATAGAAATGTTGTTTGGTGATATAGTGTTATTTTGTAAAGTCCTATCTTTTTATTTCagttaaatttaatttctacCTATTGAGATCTGCACAACATAAACAGACAGATGTTTATCTGTTTCAGAGGGAAACTGATGACAAGAAAACAGGGAAGGGAAAATGTGACAGTAAAAAGgcaagaaaacacacacacacacacacacacacacacacacacacacacacacacaccccaaggtATATGGGAAAAGCCAGAAGCTACTTCTTCTCTTAATGTGGCTAGAGGTTTGTATTTAAATGCAAATCAACCAATGAAAGTTAAGTAATTCCCAATACAATAGATGAGAGTAACAATATCTGTTTCCACACAGGTAATAAAATCCTCTTGGGAAAGGATGTTCTTGCCTAAATTTGCTGAATCTACAAGTGAGATACAATATGTAGACTTGTTTCCTGCAGTTTATGCTGTTGtacctaattcattgatctttgtatTGTAACTTATCTATAGGATCCCTTTCCTGCTATTACAGACATATGAGATCTGCTTGCTCCATGACCTTTGGAAAGCTGGTAGATAAGCAATCTGTTTGCTCAGATTTCTACCCTTGATAGAAAGAGTTAAAATAAGTTTGTTTCCTGCCTTGATATTTTAGCTCCAAATCAATTCTTTTATTGAAGGATCCAGTACTTATCTTGTGAATTGTTAAATATAGCTACAAGAATAAAATTGCTTTTGTGCTTTCACTCATTGTTTATTGGGATCAGCTTGGACCATATTTTAATAATTCTCaggattcatcattttttatttcttcatctatccatctataatcttttatttttctctccctagCACTTCCTTGTCCtactcaaaaataaaagaaaatcaaaatccttgcaacaaatatgcatagtcaagaaaaacagtctcacattggccatatccaaaagtGTGCATCTCATTCTGCTTACCTTTCAGATGTgtatctttcctttaaaaaaaattcaactttattttcaGCTCAGAATTCTCATCTTCTCTGCACTCCCcatattgagaaagcaagaaaaacaaaacctattcaAACATGCctatattcaagcaaaacaaatttgccTTACCTTATCATacacaaatatgtaaatatacacaagTTCATttctatcatatatatttttatcatatatatttaatcaatatCGTAAATATAAACAACTTTGGAAGAGTTCGGTACTCTGATAGATGTATGTACACTTGGATAAACATATACctacacatgtatatttatgtgcacatacatgcatgtgtCTGTCTATGAGAAACTCCAAATGGGCACATGATTCAATCATAAAGGACAGCATCCTAAACAAATGAGAGCATCATTGAAGATATTCCCCGTTAGACTGCAGGTgggtgaaatgtatttctgtgcctgtgtatgtatatgtattcttTCCACCTTTGACTAAAAAGTTCAAATTCATCCACACTTTCCTTCTCCTTGATGTACAGACTTTGAATTATGGTATCATTTCGGTCATGTATAAGTTTTCCTGCCCCCATTTGAACTTTTCTTGTTGTGCAAAGGGAAATCTTgcacctttgaactacattacccaagagcccactcacttcctgtcatgaCAGGAAGTCTTGGTGTGCAATGGGAAATCTTGttcctttaaactacattacccaggagcccaaaaggtacaagatttccagttacacattggcaaagatactacagtggtttgccaattccttctctaactcatttcacagagcaacttgtccagggttacctaATTAATAcatgtctgaatctggatttaaactcaagtcttcctgactccagggatgGAGCTCTATTCACcaggccacctagctgtcctattcTTACATATCACAATCATTGTAAAATAATTTCCctcatcctttctctctttctcccctcaaaTTGTCTTGTTATTCATTGCTCTTTTCATCTTCCTAAAGTCGTCAAAACATAATAGAATCGCTCCCAGCCCTTCTAATTAGATTTCCTTTATGATTCTTGATGATGATAGATCTTTTGACAACTAGGGGGGTTCAAGCTGcaacacagaattccatagtgcccccagaactctaagagagggggcagttaaaggcagttagaatcctggtataaaaaggcaggtcaccCTGCTTGCAGAGTGTTGGGTCTTTGGGTCTGAGGACTTGGGTCCTGGGTCCTGGTGCTGATCCTGGGGCTGACTCTCTTggctcttggatctgagcagagCTGCAAGCTGGGTGGCTCTGAGCTGATCCGTTCAGTCTCTGACAaccaaagctgttttacttttgttagaccttcaaacaataccacagtctaccttagtttagctatctaggtttagaaagaagaatatttagaggcttagagaggagatcagccattcaagatactttccccccttttcagggaggggctgcttatttgacatagctgtaATAGGTAGCTTCCTCCTTACCTATTAATCCTAAGCCAtattcccccttcccttttcctgatatcattaaacccttatcatctaggaatagtgtctggatacagataatttgggaaaTATACTCACATCCTACATTAGCCAAATTCCTCTTACTGGTGgccctgaagttaatcctaacctctgagccagtgagcttttAAAACATCAGGCTTCACCAATTGTGTCCTGTGcggaaataattcaaagaaagatatcataaggaatttagcctttccccacttaccattttggcccagaagttatcaagccagattgtccaccattaccaaactgttaactgacttccaactgcttagtgggaggaGGGTAGGGAAGGAGCACTTCCATAAGATCCAGCCCCTCCCATTCAGTCAAGCCTGCCTTTGTGCTCatgtttctccaaagaccagggattagggagacttcagtatcactgacccctgtcattttacagtttccctaatccaaCAGTTGCTAGCACTTTCtctgtaattatatattattgatatagataataataattgataaagTTAATTGATATAGATCATAGGTAGTTATTATTGATATAGATATGGTAGATAGATGGTGGTTATGTTATCAGATAGAGAGAGTAGTAAGAGTGCTTGATGGCTTCAACCTAGCAGAGGATACCACCCTCTGAGGCTGATAGATGTAGAGTTTTCTAGGAAAATGTAGTtagtattgtgctgaaaggaataatgaactggaagaattccatgtgaactgcaacaacctccaggaattaatgcagagtgagaggagcagaactaggagaacattatacacagagactgatacactatggtaaaattgaatgtaatggacttctgtactagcagcaatgcaatgtcccaggacaattctgagggatttatgagaaaaaatgctatccacatccagaggaagagctatgggagcagaaacacagaagaaaaacaactgcttgatcacatagattgatggggatatgattggggatgtagactctaaatgcaaatatcagtaatatggaaatgggtcttgatctatgacatatgtaaaacccagtggaattgcttgttggctatgggaagggagtgacaggagtggagggaaagaatatgaataatgtaaccatgggaaaatattcctaattaattaattaaaattaaaaaaagaaatattcagttaggattgggatctggggtatagttacaagctattgtaagattactttcacttttctccttcctatttcctatccatacttcctgataataaactaagtgttttgtgtttaataaactgcgcactggcttttgatcaaactcctgctcccccaaaatttaacccttcacaatgTTTTAATGCTTCTTTTAAAATCCAGAATGTTCTTTCTATGTGAATAATTAAACttatctttggtcttttcattaaGAATATTTGGAAATGGAGTAGCTAGGTGATCTGGTGGAATGAAAACTAGGTCTGGAGATAGGGGGTCCTCGGTTCAAATTGgaccttagatgcttcctagttgtgtgaacctagATAAGTCTCTTAACTCTAATTGTCTAGCCTCCTTCCTTGGATCTGATACTTattactgattttaagacagaaagtaaggttttataaaaaaaaaagaatgtttgcaTGTATTCTTTCTTATTAAAGGCTTATTCCCACCCCCATGGGATTAAACTAAGTTTTGTTCAGTAAGTTACAAAGTTGTAGTCTAGATACTTGGCCAAACTctctgttcttctagttctgctcatttcactcttcatttgtTCAAAATGAGGTGAAACTTATGCCAGCACCCAAAACTCTCTGTCATTTTTAGTGTGCAGAGGGAATGGAGTATTGGGGGGATAAAATGTCTCTTCAATCCTTGATATTTCTAAACTAGGgttgttttttaattagaaatCAATCCATATATTTGCATTTTGTCTATAACCCTTATCATACATACTTTGCCAAATCTTCCTCATATAGTTGGCTAGTGAGAGGATTTTAAGGTGTATTTTATAAGAGTATCTACATTGGTGATGGTAGAGTACACTTAATGGATGCAAAAGTCTGCAGATCAACATGTGCCTTTGCCACTGAGTCATAGAGGTTAGAGCAGAACTgtaatatttttagaattttgtaTTTTCCAGCATTAACACATATGCATTTTGTCTTGTCCAGATTTTTCACTTCTTTGTCCATGGGTTTGACACTTTCTCATTATCTGGTACAttgttctttgcttattttgggAGATGTTTTTGAGTGTTAGAGAGTGAATGATAGCCTGGAGGAAGTAACTAACTGGCTATCTTGTCAAATGAATTTaaacatttcttctttaattacctttaaaaataattccactATATGAAAAGGGTTAAATCAATGAGATTTACTCACAGGGGGCTAAGGACTCTCTATGAAGCTGAGGTCCAGTCAGGTTTGCAGgtgttttataaaaatattttagtgctAATGTTCATATGAACAAGAATTGAAGCTAGTTAGTTAGAAGGAGATTGCTGGATAACTTCTTGGTGAGGCAAAACAGTAGTAGAATTTGGGAAACAATTAAATGTCCTAatattgtcaaaaaaaaaagcttgtgtgggggcagctgggtagctcagtggagttagagtcaggcctagagacaggaggtcctaggttcaaacccggcctcagccacttcccagctgtgtgaccctgggcaagtcacttgacccccattgcccacccttaccactcttccacctatgagacaatacaccgaagtacaagggttaaaaaaaaaaaaaagcttgtgtGCCCAAAAAATGAACCCAGTTATTTCTAGTTAAGAACAAAACTGTGGTCTATTCTTTTACCATAACCAACAACTGGGGCAGGGAAGCTTGAATGTGGGAAATGTGGCAGAGGAGATAGAAAGAAGGGTAgatagatgcttgataaatggCCATTAGAATTCATTAAACCAAGAGTTTGGCGAGGTCAGAGACCAAGATGGAACTTAAGAACAGAAATGTATCTAGAATGTAGGTGTATTGCTAAATTCCACCTTAGAATAATCTGCTTGACTTCTCTCAGAGTACTTTAAATTGGTTGGGGTGGTCCCTCTTAGCCTTAAAATTTTCCAGTTTATCTGGTAGGAAGTAAGGTTGGAATTCTATATTTCCCAAGATAATTATTCCATGCTCTTTGGCATAGTAGTCTTCAAAATCTCTCCAAGGGGTAATGCTACATATTTAGTTAGGAGAGAATCACCAGTGGAACCTTAATGAATACGAATTCTCTGGACTATGAGAATAATTCCTGTACTTTTTAGACATCATTTATTTGCTTTTGAACTGTTGCTATTACTTGCAAATCCTACCCATTCATCACAGATGATTAATCTCCATTATATATTAGAGaactttcttaaaatataatttcaactATTAATCTGAAACTACTAAACACTAaaactttgattttctttctttcttaacctTTGGAGAAGTAGCActaatttttctatgtatttaaacTGACATAAAGGATGAAGTATTAAAATTCACTCGTATGGTTCTAAAATGATGTAGCACATATTCTTACTGAGGGACCAAGTTGGCCAACAAGTACCATGGAAgggaaaattcttttcttttaaagatgtcACATTTTGCAATCTATCCATGCTGTTTATTCTTTGTATTGACTTTTAATGTCATATTAAGTTACATGACTAAAAGGAAGCAAGGGCTTTGAATCCTAGGAATATTTATACTATGAATTCAAGTTGAAGACCAAAGGATTTCTTTATGTTGATTGGGCAATTCTTTGTAAGGGACATGAAACTGGAGAAAATAGAGTAACAAATGTACTAAATGATCATAAAATAGTCTATTCCCTACAGAGAAGGTATTGTGTTTCCAtaagtaaaaaatattatttaagaagTGTTTATTCTCTACCAGGTGCAATGGAGGTCTCATAGAAAAAGACATGGTCTTTATTTCCAGTTAGTAAAACTAGTAGAATTGCTAAAATAGCAAATAGAAGGTAGAAAGGCTCAAGGAGCCTGTAAATGAGATGACTAGAatgatctaaaataaaataaaatctaaaataaaaaatgagaagagaaggaacatatttagaaaatatagacTTTTAGAGAATATTGAgaataattgctttttaaaataattttattatgtcTTTAAGACTTAATAAATacaattgaataaatatttgtttagtgTCTACTTTGCCCAAAATACTATACTAGACacttgggggaagggagaataCAGAGATTTTAGggaagatattattttttttcttgaagttttaGATATATAAGGAAGATAAGACCAAAACCaaataaattagaaaactatACAATACTTCATAATATGAAAGTGATAGTATTTCTTTGTTAGGtctgagaagaaaagaataattaatgACTGGGGAATCTATCAAGGTTTTATGGGGGAATATATATGCccattatgctttaaaaaatgggGAAGGAATTCCGTGATGTTAAGGTAGGTTAGggtgagaaaaggagaaataaacatTACACCCATAGGGAATAGTATTAGCAAAGATAGAGAGCGGGTAAAGTGCTAGGTGTTTGAAGGGAATAATAGTACAGTTGAATGAAAGAGTAAAATACTAAGAGATTAATCTGAAAATGTAGGGAGGTATCAACTTTGGGGAGGCTTTAAATGTCAATCCAAAGGATTTATAAGCTTATTCAGTAGATATTTGGAAGCCAACTATAAAGATTATGAGCAGAAGAGTGACATCATCATAATTATGGACACGGAAAATTTGTTCAGTTCCATGCAAAGATACTCTATGAAGTAATTTTATTTAactgagaaaaacatttttctggtTACGGTCTTGAAGGCTTGTTTTACTTGTTTGTTCCTTAAAGTATAGATGAAAGGATTTAGAAGGGGAGCCACTGAAGTGGTGAGGATGGCTACTCCTTTGTTAAAGGCCACTCTTTCCTTGGCTGAGGGCTTAATATATATGAAGATGCAACTGCCATAGGTGATGGAGACAACAATAATATGAGAAGAacatgtagaaaaagcctttttCTTTTGTACTCTGGAGGGAAATCTCAGTATTGTCCTGATGATATTTGCATAGGAGAGAAGTACCATAGTCAGAGTGACCAGGAGTGTCAGTAAGGCTAAGAAAAAACTCCAGAGCTCAATGACACGAGTGTCAGTGCAGGAGAGCTGCAAAATTGGAGCATAGTCACAGATAAAGTGATCAATGATGTTGGCATCACAGAAATCCAATTGGAGACCCATGATAAGTCCCGGGGAGATTGTCAATAAGCCAGCCAGCCAAGAGCCAAGGATAAGCTTGGTGCAAACTCGGCTATTTATAATGCTTGCATAATGCAAGGGCTTACAGATGGCCACATAGCGATCATAAGACATAGAAGCCAAAAGGTAAAACTCTGATGATCCCAAGAATATGGCAAAAAACAACTGGGTTACACAAGCATTATAGGAAATCCTTTTGTCCATGGTCATGGTACTGACTAGAAATCTGGGAATACAAACAGATGTGAAGGAGATCtccagaaaagagaaattacGGAGGAAATAGTACATGGGTGCTTTGAGGTGAGGATCCAGAAGGGTAAGCAGGATGATGGTGAGGTTTCCTCCAATGCTCAAGATATAtattaggaagagaaaaaaacaactcacAATCTGTAAGTCTGGATCATCTGTCAGGCCCAGAAGAATGAAGGTTGTCACTGTTGTATGGTTTCTCATAGCTACCTTCTGACCTGCCaaaactgaataaatgaataaattgaaataaatatggaataaataaatagtgcaataaatcaataaaagagaaatcCAAATAATAATGAAAGTAGTGAACAGAATTCCTTTGAGAGTGGTAGTGGTGAAGAATCTTTTAACCCTGACatagaattaaaacaaaaaaataaacaaatatcttCTGTTATTTTGAATTGGCTTTTATTATATGCACCAAAtgtgtgctttctctctctctctctctctctctctctctctgtgtgtgtgtgtgtgtgtgtgtgtgtgtgtgtgtgtgtctctcctccctctttctctctctttctcttacatGCATGGATTACTAGGAATTCTTATTAGAGTCTTTACTCATTACACCTGACGTTACTACCaaatcttcttccttctctaaattgAATCATTTCTCATATTCTTGAGATCTCCTGATCTCATAGATCAGAAGCAAAGGGGATCTGCTGACTGACCTCTCTTTggtctatatatttcttttccccttgCCCAAGTCTTTTGAAAGACTACATAGTACAGGAGATGGATAGCTAGCCTTCAAGCTAAAAGGACCCatcttcaaatcttgcctctagtACATGCAGAACTGTGTGAAACacacagaccaaaaacagaaatctccttcctatttaaaaaatcctataggAACAAAACAGAATGCTGGAAAATCACTGAGGACAGAATATgcataaataaagaaatatttcttacatCAACAAAGTCCAAGAATCACAAAGTCTATAGAAACTTGGTTAATTAAATCATGCAGGGAAATTTAATCAGCATAAAATTGAAAGTGTTTTAGTTCTGTAATAAAAATTCCAATTTGAGATAAGGCAAAGTTTCAAATAGCAGCCAGtaaagaagggaagggatgggTAGTGGGCAGGTAAACAAGCATATTGGAACTGTGGAATCATGTAAATTGACCACTGTCAAGCAACTGTATGTTTCTTGGCATCTTGTGGAAAACATTTTAtccatctattttttcctttcaaacttAAGCCTGTGGAAGTCAGAAACATTGTTTCaaatttttggtttgcttttcttGGTGACATTACAACAGAATATTAAATTTACTACTTTTCCTACCCATTATGAAAAAATTAGATGATTTCAAATACTTTCTTCAATTCCACGATAAGTCCCTAGTCATTCTACATTTCTTCTCTGGACCAATCCTTGGACACATCAATGTACTGATGTCACTAACAAGAATGTCTGTAGCTTCCATATCATTTAATATCTTATTATGCTAGGCTTTTCTCTAAGACTAGAAAGGGAAAACCTACATGGATAGAGGTATTTTCCTTACCCAGAGA belongs to Gracilinanus agilis isolate LMUSP501 chromosome 5, AgileGrace, whole genome shotgun sequence and includes:
- the LOC123248847 gene encoding olfactory receptor 6C74-like; amino-acid sequence: MRNHTTVTTFILLGLTDDPDLQIVSCFFLFLIYILSIGGNLTIILLTLLDPHLKAPMYYFLRNFSFLEISFTSVCIPRFLVSTMTMDKRISYNACVTQLFFAIFLGSSEFYLLASMSYDRYVAICKPLHYASIINSRVCTKLILGSWLAGLLTISPGLIMGLQLDFCDANIIDHFICDYAPILQLSCTDTRVIELWSFFLALLTLLVTLTMVLLSYANIIRTILRFPSRVQKKKAFSTCSSHIIVVSITYGSCIFIYIKPSAKERVAFNKGVAILTTSVAPLLNPFIYTLRNKQVKQAFKTVTRKMFFSVK